The DNA region aaagtatTTGTGACTAGTTTTTTAGACCTCTGGATAGGTAGCCTGACTGAGGGAATGTAGTCCTTAGAAATTTTAGTTTTTAGGTTGTCATTAACATTTTGAAAGTAATATTTGATACCCTTTCTGATGAACATAGATATCTGGTAATTAGAAGTGGCAgagaggtgcagtggatagaactctggacttggagtcagaaagacctgaattcaaatccagtatcagatgcttactaattgtgtgactctgggcaagtcacttaccttccatCTGTCTCAATCCTGATCTATAAaaaaggataataacagcatctacctcccagggttgttgtgaggaaaaaatgagataatatatgtaaagtgcttcgtaaaccttaaagcattatatgaataCTTGCTATTGTTATTGTTTAAAACCTATAGATGCTACATATTCCACTGCTATGAAGTATTTTACTCTATTATATGTgctattacattttaatgaggttGCTCTATCATTGTCTAGAGTAATTTTATATAACTTATAATCAATAGCCACATGTCATAGGAAGAACTTGGTCAGTCATTTTGGAGGTaaaatttgttttgaatttaCAGAAATCAAGAATCTAAAGATGTCAGACAGTCCCTCCACTAGTGTCACTTTAAGAAATGGGGTGGAATCTCCTAATGCCAGTTTCAAGTACTCCAGCTTTGGAGGCTTCTCATCCACCTCTTCATTTCAAGATAGCGGCTACAGTGACTCTCTGAAGGCTTCCAGCTTTGACTATACTGATgtggaaaatatagaaaaaaataccaaaggCTTATCATCCACACAGGAATACTCTGAAAATTCTAGTCTGGGTTTCACCTGTTCTGTGGACTCTCCCACTGAAAATAAAAACTCTAGCTCTTTTTTTAGGAAAGAGGTGAATGAAGTTCCAGAACTTTGTGAAACTCCAAAAGTAACTAGGAAGAAAACGTTTTTTCGTAGAAGGTTGAATATAACAAATATTGTTTCAAGAGAGGACACAGAACACTTTGATAAACAAAACTGTTCTTTAGGAAGCTGTGCAAAGACACTGCCCTTGAGCCAACTCCTCAGTTTTGaagaaagagcttcaaaaaggCCTTTGGAGTTGCCACGACAAACCATTTTCACTCCTGTAGCCACTAGTACTTCGAAAGCAGATGAAGCCCCTTCCAATGGTCAAAAATTGAGACTTTCTTTTTCTCAGCAAAAAACATCCACAATCGATGATTCCAAAAGTGATTGTAGCCTATTTGAAGTTGAGTGTATCTCTCCAATTCAGGGAAGCAGCTGTACAGATGCTCTCACCAACGATTTTGGCGATAGCATTTTAAGTATTAATGGAGAGACTAGAGGCCCCGAGCTGCTGGGATCATCTTCTTGTGAAGCGCTCTGTGAGACGAATGAGGATGTATTTGTAACCCCAATCAGTAACCTGGTAGCAAACATTAAGTTTTGTGGTTATAGCCCAGCTGAGGTGATAGATAATATTTCCACACCCAAAGACAGTGGTTTTAATTCACTAGGTCTGGATAAGTCACAAGATTCCTTTTCCGACCATGAGGGTTCTTTTCAAGAACTATTTCAGAAATCCCTGCGGACTGAGAGGACTTTGGGCGCAAAGAGAAAGCCCAAAAATGTAGGAAGAGTGAGAAGATTGTCCACACTTCGGGAGCGTAGTTCACAGTCTGAAACAGAAGAAGATAAGCCTTTTGTGAATTCTGGCTTTAAAGCGAAAATAGCAGCAGCTTCTGGCGGCATTTCTCCAAATGAACAGATTGATAATAACAGTGGAGATTCGATTTTAGTTCTTAAGGATTTATCAAAGACACCTGCTTTACAACTGGTCCATGAGATCATCatgaaaagcaaaaggaaaagatttCAGCAAACTGGTGTACAAAGCTGCCTAAAGGATGCTGAGGGGGGAGAGGCATCCTTATTGGAATATGTGCTTGCAGGACTTATCGGCAAGAAGATGGGCCTGGAAAAACTGGACATCTTAACAGAATTAAAATTTAGAAACTTAAAGCATATTCTTGCTATGGTATTAGATGCCTTGACAGTGGAAAATCTATGCaggtaagaaatgaaaaagattacCACATCAAATTGcccttttgttgttatttgtaaTTAGTAAATTTGTGTAAACGAAGttttctatttttccacattttgCATCATCTCAACTTTTGAGATTTTAAATTTGAACCATCCAAACATTTTGGACAAGCTTCTCTTTGGAGATTGTTAGTAAATTTCCTACTAGGCAAAAGTGCttttgaagaaaggcaaaagagactTTATCCAGATGGTAAGTATATCTATTTTACCAGTTGGAAAGAGACTTGCTAGAATTTAAACCTGGAATTTTCAACCTAGAAAACTTTGTTCCAACAAAGCTGTTTAGTTATTGATTTATTGTCCTTTACAATGTATATACTGTTATTAAATTGTCTTTTTCCAACATTATATATGACCATATTTTATTGATACTTATCAAATAATATAATTCAGGATAGGTAGTCATGGAGAGAAGACAACATGCTAAGGGTAAAATGTGAGGTACGTGATAGAAAATAGGTTATCTAAAGACTTCCTTAATGGTGAAATGTGGAAGTTGGACTAATATGACCTTTTAAGAAGCCTTTCGACTCTGAATCTGTTTTCTTAGGGTTAGCTTACCTTAGAAAAGGTAATTTAATTAAATGTActtaattaaatgtttactaactgaaaaaataagaatttttctaTTGTTTACCCAACAATAGTATTTTATCAGCATCTTAGGATTTCAAAGAATTGAAGGATAATAGgatgtgatgtttaaaaagttagagagacatagtttctggataattaatcattttattaatgtgCTAGCATATTATTGTAAAAGGAATGGTCATTTGGACATCTCTCTTGGACCAAAGATAAAACATGGATGTGGGCTTAcggtttatatgcccttggaacagtgggtgttcctgagggtagcaatcaactctgattggttactaaaagaatgaatattatgatgagaggtggacctattctaatgaggggctaggGGATGTGACTTTGATTACCCCCAACCTGGGGAAATCTAGGCAAAGAATCTATATCTcccacccaagcctgagtagAACATGATGGGGGGCGGGGGTTCACTTTAGTTTAAATTCCTTGTAAGGGGTAGAGTAGCAATATCTagattgaggagaatgttaatCCTTTCTACTCTCATTGGTCCTATGCCTCAGTCTTGAAATGAGGActccagaaaaagaaggagaactctggatctccccaaataattggttattaatagtcATTTCCCTCAAGGAAAAGAGATACAGCAACAGAAATAAAGTTTCTTACAGGACTAGTATGTataccagaggaaaaaaattaaatttctttcttgttaAGAAAGAGGGTTCAGTGGCTTTCCCATATCTCCCAGCCATTGCTTTATAGAAGTTCTGGGCTAATTTTCCAGAACTCCTCATTCTCAGAGGTTGGGCCTGTTTTTCAAATAGTTATTAATACCACACCCCCCAACCCCACAAAGAATTGCCACTAATGGGTAAACTATGccatatttctcttcccttcagcCTTAGATCTCTCCCACTTACCTTGGTCGGGGGAATTCCTAGAGGACAGATGATACTTATTTTCATAATGGAATAACAGTAGTGGTTGTTGACATTTATATTGTTCTTTATTACAGCAGCCTGCATGGTAGCTCATGGATAGATTAACCTTATTTCACTAGTGAGATCAGAGAAGTTAAAATCAAGTCACCtactaataaatggcagagccaggactagaatacAGACCACCTAATTCCCAGACTAGTTGTTCTTTCTGCTATACTTTCCTTTCAgtcttaatggttttttttttctgaacttaacaCACCCAAATGGAAGGAGCATTTGCATATTCATAGTAGAcccatgaaactgcaagtctctTTTATGTACAGCTTACTCTCCCTTCTTTTCAAGTCTTAAAACTTAGGAGTGGGCAGGATACAGAAGAGAGAGTGCTGAACCTGAAGACaggtagatctgagttcaaatcttccctctgacacttaggagctgtgtaaTTATCACCTAACCCTCCCAAGCCTCACTtactttatctcatttattatttatctgtaaaatggaaataatacttgtaGTACTCTAAattacagggctgttgtgagagtcaagtgagataatgtgcaTGAAGTATGTTGTAAACACTAAAGCACTATATGAAAGTTAgttgtaattattattaataataaaaccaCTGAGTACAGATTGTATCAGGAtaagagaaaaagggaataaGTCACTCAATGGGCTATGGGTAAAGTATTGTATAATTgaggacaggtaggtggtgcaatggatagagtgccaggcctggagtcaggaagactgatcttcctgagttcctatcttgcctcagactcttcctagctgtgtaaccctaggcaagtcatttaaccttgtttgcctcagtttctcatctgtaaaatgagatagagaaggaaatggcaaaccactccagtatctctgctaaaaaaaatctcaaatggggtcacaaaaagtcagacacgactgaacaacaacaacattgtataATTAAGCACCACCCTGACTTAGTTGCCTGTATTTTTTAAGGCACAAAATGTGGAAAAACTACATTAATTATTGATAAAGATAATTAAAGgagtgggaaaaagaaaaagcaaaagccagGCATTTAGGTAAGGGCTAGAAAGGAGCCTGACATCTACTTTTCTGACTAGTTTCTAgtcattccttttccaatgatGTGATCCCCAGTCTGTGGCATATTTCCAGTTGTCTACATTCCATGACATGATTTGGAAGTATGTTCCCTCTGGTACCTAGAACTTGGTACACTAAAAGAGAATCGACACAGTTGAAATAGCCATGGTGACACTCGTATTGACCCCTTACCTATTGATGGGCTactttctgttcccttctctaGATAGACCAATCCTGTTCATTATGAGGTACATATTATTTGCTCTGCTGAAGTGTAATGTTAGATTCATAGACACAGAATTGGAATGGGCCTTAaagatcatatagtccaacccttcattttacagctaaggaaactgagtcacagagtggttaagtgacttatccaaggtcatgcaggtagcaagtagcagagttGAGATGTGAACATAAATCacctctttctactacattaaCTGAAGAAGACACAGCAACTAAAATTTAAGTAATGTTgccaattcaaatatcacaagGAAACCACTTTGCAAACAGAAAAGGCTTTTATCAATCAGCCCTTTCCTGTACTCCTCAGTCCTTCTGAGGTAGAAAATGACCTCCCaatttggagggagaaaaaagagccaAGGGTCCGAGTGGTCCCAGTGGGGACTAATAGTCACAATTATTGGCATGATTCTGACTTTCTCCCTAACAATCTAAATTATTCATAAGGAAGCAATTGCCTGttctaaaattattcttttttcctttaatattcaGTCCTTACGGATTGATTGTAAAATTGGCTAATACTGTTAAACCAGGAGTTTTGGTTCATGGTATTCTCAGTTTACTGAATGTAGAAGCTGTGTCTCATTTTCTTTGAGCATACAAATGTGTGTTCACTGTCTGTTATTGAAATGAACTTACAAGTGTGTCTCTTCACTACATATAAGCATATTGTGACCCCTTCCCCTAATCTTTGGAGAGTAACTAAACAAAAGATGttgtttcatattttttgatGAAATATAGGTTTCATTAATGGACAAATCTTTCCTTTCTAAAAGGTAAATAATGCGGTTTTTTAAGTGTTCAAATGGCTAAATTTAAGTCCTTGAAAAAATTCTGTAGCAGATATTCTGAAAACCTTCTGATGCTACTTTGATGATatttgataatgatgatgacatttGATATTTTCCAAGTAGActtatttctttgttgttatttcattggtgtaaggaactcCCTCTACGCAAACTCATTCCATCAATGCCAATTAGCAGTTCCataatttatcattttagagaGGTACCTGGGGCActggaaggttaagtgatttgtccacaatTAGTTTGCATCAGAGACCTTAAACTCTGGTCTTCATTGTTCTAAGGCCAGCTCTATATCCACTACGCTATACTGTTTCTTTTTACACTAGCCAAACTCCCAAGAGACTAGTTtataaaacagaatttattaattTGCCTTGAGAAATATCTCTGCCAAGTGGAGACTCACCTCCAGATGAAAAACAGCATTTTCTTATTAGGCAACAGGTGTTGTAGTGGGTAGAATTCTGGATTCAATGTCAGGAAGACCATTGTTCAAATCCTACTtgttacttattagctgtgtgagactagacaagtcattcaaccttattcagcctcatctataaaacagggatcatAATAATGACCACCTTCCAGTGCcattgtgaagatccaatgaagtaatggatgaaaaatgctatgtgaATGTTATCTATTTATTAAGAAGAAAATGTATTGATGAGGCACCAATAAGTGTTCTCTACTTGGCAGATTTATTTCTTGTAGTAATTAATAGGTTGGAATTCTCTTTTGTCAATTATTCCTTTGGGAGTTTGGCCAGCATCAACTGGATCTCCAGGGCTTGATAACACCTAGGTAAACTTAAAATAATAGGGTTTCAGTGCTTGCAATCCTGCTTCCTGGTAACTGCCATCAAGGCAAAGATACCCTGCGAGGTCCAGCCTGGAAGACCATGCCTGCCAGCTAAATCCAATGCCATCTTCTTGTCCAAACAATAGACTTTGTTAGCTAGTTCCATacaaattgaatgaatgaatgaagctttTATGAAGTGCTGTCTGTGAAGCATCAAGTGCTGGCAGTGCATGTACAACCAGGAAagcaaaacaatccctgttcttAGAGCACATAATAGctaatacataatgatataccATTGTTATCAACAATTTTAAACAGAGTATCAAGTTTATAAATAGTAACTTTGAATTATGCTGTCTTGTCTAGATGGTATTGCTATGCTATTTTCCCAATATATATGCCTTCTCATGGCAGTGACATAATGAAAATAGTGAGGACCTTTGAGGAGacacctgggttcatatcccacctcCGACACTTAACCAccgagtgaccctgggcaagtcagtcgcttcacttctctgaaactcagtttctccctttgtaaaatggagattaaaatcTCTAGTACTTCATagggttttgaggatcaaataagatagtacacataaagaactttgtaaacaaTGAATCATTATATAAAATATCAGCTGTTGTCACAGTGATACAAAATTTTAGGAaagaacatttcttttttcatataaaaTTTGTAATATGCATTGTAGAAGACTAAAACAGCTAAAATATTGATTCTAGAATAACTTTAAGTTAAATTTCAATTCCATGGACTTCTTACAATTTAaggatttctctttttgttatagTGTTTGGAGAGTAAGCAAAAATTGGCGAGAAATTGTTGTGGAAGataaaaaagcaaatcaaaggagGAAAGTTTACATACAAGAACTGAAGGCAGATTCCAGGGTAAggtatttgatttttttgcttttcctaaaGTGGCTTTTTCATAATTTAATCGaccaattcttaaattatatatAGCATGCAGGTTTTAAAGTAATaagtatgaattttttttctttgataacttTAACCTTTGTGATTTATCCAGCGTTGACATTTATTATTTTGCCTAACAGCATTTCTTCCTGGTCCACAAAAAGAAGAGATACCACTATAACattatttttttgttcagttgtttcagtcatgtccacctttttgtgaccccatttggggttatcttagcaaagatactggagtggtttgccatttccttctcaagctcattttacagatgagaaaaatgagacaaacaggcttaagtgatttacccaggggcacagctagtaagtgtctgaggcaacatttgaactcgggtcttcctgactccaagcctggctctctactgcaccacctagctttcctATAATGTCAATACTTTTGTTTCCAAAAGAGCATTTGTGTGTACTTTTACAGCTATTTAGCATTTTGTGGCAATGATGTGCTAGTTGGATGCCTTTccattgggtttatcaaacaatgaatacatcaacatgcatttattgaaaaaataaataaatgcaaatatacaagtgaaatagttcctgccctgaaggaacttgcaatctatctgggagaaacaacacatacatatgtaataaatacaaatagatcaaaggcactagcaactgggtTGTCAGCAAAAGCCTCATGTAGCAAGTGGCATCAGGGTGAGCTTTGAAGGGGGTATGGGCTCTGAGGGGCAGAGGTGAAGAAATAGCACATTACCTGTTTAGAGAACAACCATTGAAAAGCTGTGGAAATGGCAGATGGAGTGCTCTATATAAGCAACAATGAGAAAACCAGATGTTgtaaaggcagaaatgacaagactaGGCAGTTCATTATATATGTAAGGTAAGGAAAAGTGAGGAGTTGAGCAGgacaccaaggttgtgagccAGGGTGACTGGAAAGctagagagaaatagagaagtttggaacagGGATgagcttgggggaggggaggtaatgagttctgtGTTGGACACATTTGGCTTGAGATGTCAAAATGTCCAACAGACAGTTGGAGATAGGCAACTAGAACTCAGGAGATATATGGGTCCTTACTATGTGATAAGCATTGTTATAAACACtcagaatacaaatagaaaagggagacaatccctgctctcaaggaattcacttTCTAAGGGGGCCAACAAAGCATATCAGAAGGTCTAGCCATCGAATGAATGGAAAGACCCAATGTGCTTTGGGGTGAAGCCACAGGGCAAAAAGTAAGGCCCAGGGGTCCTTAGGGTATCTTATCAAGGGTTATGAGACAGTctggagagatttttttaaaaaaagggcctaggacagagctttggggttCACCCATATTTAGGCTGTATATGAATGATAATCCAGCAAAAGTGACTGAGAATAAGTGGTCaggcaaataataaaaaaatcaagagagatCACTATCATGAAAAACTAGAAAGAGtattcaggaggagagagtggttaGTGGTAAATAATCAACCGTATTACATACTACAGAGAATTTAACAAAGGATAAagatgggaaaaagacccattaGGATATTTGGTAAAGATGGTGATACAGAGGGGTCTAGCCAGACCCTGCTCACCTAAGAAATAGCCCATCAAAGATTTTTTAAGAAAGGGCAGggcggtggggggagggggagagtgaccAGACAAAACAAAGATTCAATAAGTCAGCGCTTCCATCCAGTCTAGGACTGCACAAGAAGATGACTGGAAACTTATGGGCATTTTGATGAAGAGCCCTTCAGGGATACCTGATGCCAGCAGGATCTTAGGTCTCCACCTGTCAGAGCTGCAGCAGGGACAAAACCAGCTCATGGTAGGTGACTGGGCTAGAAATAGAGATAGGATAAGCCCAATGGCACCACTTTTAGGAATTGCAATACAATGAATTCAGTGTGACCTGCTATAGGGGGAACCAGAAAATAGTGAGATCTTAGGTCTAGGCCTACCCCAAGGGACAAAGGCAACCCCCATGAGGTGATTGATTAAGGAGACAGAAGTGTTAAGGCCCCTGGGAAATTCGTGCCTCAGGGTCTTCCAGGAGGcctaaagccaatataatttccAACACTGCACCAGAAGATAAGGTCAGTTCCCTATAGGGGATTGTGTAAGGAGATACAGAGTTAGGGAAGAGGTCAGCACCTAAGCTGGGCTTCTAGAAGACAGAGATTGAAGCAAAGGGTGGAGCTTGGTCCAAGCTCTAGGCACAGCTCCTTGACCTGACCAGGACTGCTGAATGGAGGCATGAAGGAGGATGAAGACTTAATCATCCCATCCAAAACTGCAGCAGAGCAGTAGCATTACCATCCAGATTGTAGTGGGTACAGTACCTGGATCCACCCATCCCAGGTGGGAGGCAAAATTAATCCTGGTACAAAGTCCCCATCTAGGAATTGAGGCTGGAAACAtaagtaaacaaaagaaaactcctaatacaataaaaatattatgGATTAAGAGAAGCCCAACAGACAAACCAAGAAGATGACTATAAATCCACAAGAAGTAGAGGTAGAACCTAATAAGAAAGAATAGTTTGGCCACAAGGAATCCAAGAGTATGTGGAATAAATGAAGCAACAGAATTTCAAAGGTGAAATTAGAGCTcttgaggaaaaaattggaagaagAATAAACGGCTTATAAGAGAAAGTAGAAACCCCATCCAAGTAGTGGATACCTCaaaaaacagaatgaaacaaaaagaacTCAGTGATTCAGTGAGACAAGAAggagtaaaacaaaatcaaaagactgaaaaattagaAGATTATGTGAGGTAGctactatcaaaaacaactgcCTTAAAAACATGTTGAGTAGAGACAAGAATCTTCAGACTCCCCCCAAAACATGGATAAACCAAAAAGCCtggatactatatttcaagaaaagaaatactGCTCCAAAGTCTTAGAAGCAGTTGGCAGAgtgaaattttagaaaaacaaaacaatggccAGTTCtagaaagaaaccccaaattgaaaacattttGGACATGATCTATCATAAGTCCAGATcttccatgtcaaagaaaaaacactTAAAATGGCCAAAAAGGATTCAACTAACAAGAAATCACAGCCAGGATCACATAAAACCATACTGAGACTGAACATAAAGATTCACACAGAATGAAACATGGTACTAGAATAGAATTTCTCTGTATGAATCTGGTGAATCCAAAAAAAAGTCagatgttaatttttattttggacaAGGTGAAGGTAAAAACCAGATAttgtttaaaaatagagaagCAACAAAACCATGTTATGCTTAAGGTACGGTAAGTAATGAAACTAATACCAGTATCAAATATATATGCTTACATATTAAATAGCACAGAACTTAAGCCATTGTCGtcattcagtcttttcagtcacgtctgactctttgtgactccatttgaggttttcctggcaaagatactggaatggtttgccacttagAACTTAAGTACCTAAAGGAAAAGCTAACTGAACaacaggaagaaaggggagatgatatTTGGGACAATCAGAGAGGACGGGAGGATATGGAATCATGGGTTATTGGTAAGAGAGTTGTACTTGGTGATAAGAAGAACAACCTATTCTTCAGAGACTGAAGTAAAGAAGGAGAAATCAGGGAGGGGGTGTCAAAGGGTTATGAGATATAGagaaggtaaaaagagagagctCACAGTGAATGGCTTTTATATTCTTAGTAAACTATGAAGAAGTACTCAGCTGTGAGGGTTAAGAGAAGGATGCAGGTTGTTTGTTGCAGATATCCTGAGATGAGAGAAAGTTTGGGGTAGCCATTATAAATGGTAGATCAGATAATCAACTAGGGAAAATTAAGATGATAGTCTTGCTTCAGTCAAGGCCCTACTAAAATCActcaaatctatgatctcattgatttggagTTCCCTTCAATGGCATAGGTTAAAATTTATCcgtgcctgcccatcctgtgcaacTTTCATCTAAGTCCTCCCAAAATTTTGCCACAAGGGAGCTCTTTCTTGATCCTTCCCAATATAATGAAGGCATCAGTGGAACACTCTGACCATATATACCTGTCATCTCTAGCTTTCGCCACAGGACTAgtacatcttttctttttatcttacaattctttgatgacatctttaGGTTTGTTTTTCAGAGTTCCTCATTGTTGAATGTTGCATTTGGCTcatatcccctcccccccaccattttcctttcctttgccccTTGTAAGGGACTTATCTTTAGTTCTTCTGGGACAGTGGTATTCCAGGTCTTGCCGCTATgtagaaacagacaaaaatgtgCATGGAAAAGATGGGCCTTTACTATTATGGGAAGCTTGGAGTCAGTAAAGATTTATAATAGATAACATAAATTAGCAGTGGACCCGATCAGGATCACTTTCTCCAGCTCTATTCAGCAGCACTTGAGTAGAAGCCAGGGACAAGGACGGTGGGAGGAATCCAGGGTCGGAGTTTCTCAAGGTTTTGAGTGGTGATAGGATAGTGGAGCAAGAGCTTTGAGAATAGAGGATGGTATAGAGTTGAACCCATtggtacagtgcttggcatgtagtaagtaggtacttaataaatgcttgtcgattgattaAAGGGATGAGATTAGGAAAATAAAGCCCAGGCAGAGGTGATGAGCTGGGAAACTATTGACTAATGAAGACTAGGTATAGCTGTGAAAGGTAGAAATGGAATGTTAAGAGTTTATGATTGAATAAATGAACTTGAGTTCTTGATTATGGAAATGGGGGTGCTGGCAAGATCAAGAACCCCACCCCTATACCTTTCTGAGTGTAGCTTAGGTCGAGTGGAGGAGGCCATGGAGGGGAGGTTAGAGTATGTAAAGCACAGTAAATTCTCTAGTATAAGGGTGGGAGTTGGGGTGAAGAGGAAGAGTATGAGGcagtcaacaactatttattaagcacttgttacatgccaggaattgtgctaagtgctggggatgccaagaaaggcaaaaacatggcctTTGCCCATAAGGAGCTCACACTTTAATGAGCAAATAATGATGTACAAACATGATGTAGATAGTAGGCGGTTTTGGAGAAAAGACATTAGCAATTGGGGCAatggggaaaggcctcctgcagaaggagTGCTGAAAGAAGCCTAGAGAGCcagaaggtggaggagggagagcattccaggcattggtgacagccagtgcaaagcccagagaggagtgTTCTAGTCAAGAAAGAAGCTGTGTAGCTGGATTGTAGTTTGTGGAGGAGAGTCAAGcctaggaagactggaaaggtaggaaagggccaggtcgTGAATGGCTTTAAACGCCaaacagcattttatatttaatcccagTGGTAACAGAAAAAAGTTAACCAaccacagctcagaactcctaagcTCAAGAGACataccagcctcagcctccttagTTGCTCttgaaagaggaccaaaatgacatcactatgttggggtcgaGGTACAGCATGTTcagctatggctgatcagaccagtatcaGCTCAGAAGGTTCTAtcacaagttgggcacaaatagtccatatgaacatttttggtggagatgtctctaaa from Trichosurus vulpecula isolate mTriVul1 chromosome 1, mTriVul1.pri, whole genome shotgun sequence includes:
- the FBXO43 gene encoding F-box only protein 43; translation: MSDSPSTSVTLRNGVESPNASFKYSSFGGFSSTSSFQDSGYSDSLKASSFDYTDVENIEKNTKGLSSTQEYSENSSLGFTCSVDSPTENKNSSSFFRKEVNEVPELCETPKVTRKKTFFRRRLNITNIVSREDTEHFDKQNCSLGSCAKTLPLSQLLSFEERASKRPLELPRQTIFTPVATSTSKADEAPSNGQKLRLSFSQQKTSTIDDSKSDCSLFEVECISPIQGSSCTDALTNDFGDSILSINGETRGPELLGSSSCEALCETNEDVFVTPISNLVANIKFCGYSPAEVIDNISTPKDSGFNSLGLDKSQDSFSDHEGSFQELFQKSLRTERTLGAKRKPKNVGRVRRLSTLRERSSQSETEEDKPFVNSGFKAKIAAASGGISPNEQIDNNSGDSILVLKDLSKTPALQLVHEIIMKSKRKRFQQTGVQSCLKDAEGGEASLLEYVLAGLIGKKMGLEKLDILTELKFRNLKHILAMVLDALTVENLCSVWRVSKNWREIVVEDKKANQRRKVYIQELKADSRENILCVEDAATRLNLLNRSALRSVQAQARTPGSQKEEVSTPSPWGQVLTPKECCSVTQLPSKQEEYVKVAKTLFIDEALKPCPRCQSPAKYQPIKKRGLCSREACGFDFCVLCLCTYHGAEECSSRSAKPRNKRDALPGSAQSKRNLKRL